AACTTTCTCTTTTGCCACGCGGCATTGAATGGACTTTACATTTGTATACGTTTCTGTGTAATGATCTACTGTAATCAAGAAACTCCGGTCAACAATTGGCTTCAATAGACATGTATGATGCTTGGGGAGAATAAGGGGTGAACCAATAGTACGAAACACCCTGTTATTGATAGAAGCCATTTCTGTTAATTGTATTGCCTCGAGAGATGGGTGAATGATGCCTCCACCAAGTGCTTTGTTGTATGCTGTGCTCCCTGATGGTGTTGATATACACAGTCCATCCCCTCGAAATGTCTCAAAGTGCTCTCCTTTAATTTCCACATCAAATACAACCGATCCATCAGCTGTCTTAATGGCTGCCTCATTAAGAGCAAGCATTCTGTCTTCGCTCCCCCCTGATTTAGACCGGATAATTACTTCCAGCAGTGGATATTCGACAACTTGAAACGGGGTCTTAGCGATCTCAATCACTAATTTCTCAAGTTCTTCCGGAACCCAGTCTGCATAAAAACCAAGATGCCCAGTATGTACACCAATAAAAGCTGTGGATTTCAAACAATGGATATAACGATGGAATGCTTCAAGAAATGTCCCATCCCCTCCAACGGATATGACCAAATCCGGCTGCTCAGTATCATAAACAAGTTCAAAATCAATTAAGTGCTGCTTTAAGGTGGATGTAATCTGGTCTGATCGTTCATCCCCTTTTGACACAATGGCAAACTTCAACGATGCTCTCTCCTTTTCTGAAACATTTAGTATGACGAATAGCGCTGGTTACTTCCTGTGAAAAATACGTTGAGCTTCTTGTACTTCATTTCTGATTTTAGACATCTCTTCATCTAATTTAAAAGCAGCTTCTGCAGCGCGCTGCAACCTCGTCTTGATTTCTTTTGGAATGCTGCCTTTGTATTTATAATTCAGTGAATGCTCATTGGTTGCCCAGAAGTTCATAGCGAGTGTACGAATTTGGATTTCTGCAAGCACTTTTTTCTCTCCATGAATTGTTCCGACAGGATATTCAATAATCATATGGAATGATCTATAACCACTATCCTTCTTCTCCACTATATAATCTTTCTCTTCTATAATCTCAAGGTCATGACGTGCACGCAACATATCCACCACTGTATAAATATCATCGACAAACTGACAAACTACCCTTACGCCAGCAATATCCTGGATATCCTGCTCAATTCTATTCAACGGAACGCGTCTGCTCTCTGCTTTTTC
This sequence is a window from Lentibacillus sp. JNUCC-1. Protein-coding genes within it:
- a CDS encoding NAD kinase, translated to MKFAIVSKGDERSDQITSTLKQHLIDFELVYDTEQPDLVISVGGDGTFLEAFHRYIHCLKSTAFIGVHTGHLGFYADWVPEELEKLVIEIAKTPFQVVEYPLLEVIIRSKSGGSEDRMLALNEAAIKTADGSVVFDVEIKGEHFETFRGDGLCISTPSGSTAYNKALGGGIIHPSLEAIQLTEMASINNRVFRTIGSPLILPKHHTCLLKPIVDRSFLITVDHYTETYTNVKSIQCRVAKEKVRFARFRPFPFWNRVRDSFVAEDDTTIPE
- a CDS encoding GTP pyrophosphokinase, with translation MNWEALLAPYTQVVEELKVKLKGMRAQFEYESRHSPIEFITGRVKPVQSIMEKAESRRVPLNRIEQDIQDIAGVRVVCQFVDDIYTVVDMLRARHDLEIIEEKDYIVEKKDSGYRSFHMIIEYPVGTIHGEKKVLAEIQIRTLAMNFWATNEHSLNYKYKGSIPKEIKTRLQRAAEAAFKLDEEMSKIRNEVQEAQRIFHRK